From Lytechinus variegatus isolate NC3 chromosome 16, Lvar_3.0, whole genome shotgun sequence, the proteins below share one genomic window:
- the LOC121429450 gene encoding centromere protein I-like yields the protein MAAKSAQSGTPHNSLVKSPRKKEKEISKQLEEAIKFFKDPASDTRVRANIKLSNALDAITKEAQRNGLSEGIIQDLVDIAASGKFADSTSSRLIKHLLPSDSIPEDAAIQSISWMCTNKPSHEIQALLLKWIILTFDLLDGTEKLHALYGMIFYFIENDTLCPHACHLLYLLTRKEDVIDHRVRKLLSVQRRVGTQPHITGLLSIYKVFAPHLVSLSLPSTQRVYFRLTDRNWTSEVRKARERIQERRPANTSMHRNTAHRTITDTTMVRKRRKLNPVPDLRSAYTTLDPRAEVMTKVPLEQVKSFEEFLDNFDHLELPSQAAAVLRSPVLQYLLTCRRDQATTQRLNFWLSQKLQTELMDSGGCNERTEQLLQLLINFMDFIQESVPVCEQFLTRYLLTWNGQDYRPYILKMISRFRIYPFHVINDLVLEPLRTLFFSSSVYFKCQILHTLTELLRNYVTHEISRYQDTAQRQKVQETEKVLLDDEVDATSLHSSSSVFSVRVAYFDPVITVKKLVEFVDGLCSVALQIHHHHSLLLHHTLTFFELVSSVYTKHGVVFSQIPSKIIFYWAMFGIDPTACSRICQIICDYKTVYTALHADDDVHQQWGEIKKGINELNSIILTLCNCLWRTKAFETNMDHGVTMETIEATGLPYPNKIFSMQGSLALVCFCKKFFEETQPEGKKVDPKMIKSAHKSVYMEFLQRERMDGIVNFIQTFIRRTGGSQTTISNIDQSSMQG from the exons ATGGCTGCCAAGTCAGCGCAAAGTGGTACCCCTCACAACTCCTTGGTGAAATCCCCgaggaagaaggaaaaagagattTCAAAACAACTTGAAGAAGCCATTAAATTCTTTAAAGATC CGGCAAGCGACACTAGAGTTCGGGCCAACATCAAGCTGAGCAATGCCCTAGATGCCATCACTAAAGAAGCTCAAAGGAACGGCTTGAGTGAGGGGATCATCCAAGATCTTGTTGATATAGCAGCGTCAGGAAAGTTTG CTGACTCAACAAGTTCCCGTCTGATCAAACACCTACTACCATCGGATAGCATCCCTGAGGATGCAGCCATACAGAGCATATCATGGATGTGCACCAATAAACCATCTCATGAAATTCAG GCATTGCTCCTGAAGTGGATtatattgacctttgaccttttagATGGAACAGAGAAGCTACATGCCTTATATGGCATGATCTTTTACTTTATTGAGAATGATACATTG TGTCCGCATGCCTGCCATCTGTTGTATCTATTGACAAGAAAAGAGGATGTGATTGATCATCGAGTAAGGAAACTCCTTAGTGTACAAAGGAGAGTG GGTACCCAACCTCACATAACAGGTCTTCTATCAATCTACAAGGTTTTCGCTCCTCATCTGGTTTCACTGTCCCTGCCGTCAACCCAGAGGGTGTACTTCAGGTTGACGGATCGCAACTGGACGTCGGAGGTTCGCAAGGCGAGAGAGAGGATCCAAGAGAGGAGACCTGCCAATACGAGCATGCACAGGAATACAGCACACAGAACTATTACAGATACAACAATG GTGCGGAAGAGAAGGAAGCTGAACCCTGTACCCGACCTGCGCTCTGCTTACACGACCCTTGACCCCAGGGCAGAGGTCATGACCAAAGTACCCCTGGAGCAGGTCAAGTCTTTTGAAGAATTTCTAGACAACTTTGATCATCTTGAG cTCCCAAGCCAGGCTGCAGCTGTGTTAAGGTCGCCAGTCTTGCAATATCTTCTTACTTGTCGAAGAGATCAAGCCACTACCCAAAGACTCAATTTCTGGCTCTCTCAGAAGTTACAAACAG AACTAATGGACTCTGGAGGTTGCAATGAGAGAACAGAGCAGCTCCTCCAGCTCCTTATCAATTTCATGGATTTTATTCAG GAGAGTGTCCCGGTTTGTGAACAGTTCTTGACAAGGTATCTACTGACTTGGAATGGTCAAGATTACAGGCCTTACATACTCAAGATGATCAGCAGATTTAGGATATACCCTTTCCATG TTATCAATGACCTGGTCCTTGAACCTCTCAGGACTCTATTCTTCAGTTCTTCCGTCTACTTCAAATGCCAGATCCTTCACACCTTGACAGAACTGCTAAGGAATTATGTAACCCATGAGATAAGTCGCTACCAGGACACGGCACAGAGACAGAAGGTCCAAGAGACGGAGAAGGTCTTGTTGGACGATGAAGTAGATGCAACCTCTCTTCATTCAAG TTCTTCTGTGTTCTCTGTTCGAGTGGCGTATTTTGACCCAGTTATCACAGTGAAGAAGCTGGTAGAGTTTGTTGATGGACTCTGTTCGGTAGCTCTTCagatccatcatcatcattctcttctaTTACATCATACACTAACCTTCTTTGAACTA GTGTCATCTGTGTACACAAAGCACGGTGTCGTCTTTTCCCAGATTCCATCCAAGATAATCTTCTATTGGGCCATGTTTGGTATTGACCCAACAGCATGCTCCAGAATATGCCAAATAATCTGCGA TTACAAGACAGTATATACTGCATTGCATGCAGATGATGATGTCCACCAGCAGTGG GGCGAGATTAAGAAGGGCATCAACGAACTGAACAGCATCATCCTAACGCTCTGTAACTGTTTATGGAGGACCAAGGCCTTTGAAACCAACATGGATCATGGCGTTACCATGGAGACCATAGAAGCCACTGGGTTACCCTACCCCAATAAGATATTCTCCATGCAAGGCAGCCTGGCCCTGGTTTGCTTCTGTAAGAAGTTCTTTGAGGAG ACTCAACCAGAAGGTAAGAAAGTAGACCCGAAGATGATCAAGAGTGCTCACAAATCAGTCTACATGGAATTCTTACAAAGGGAGAGGATGGATGGGATTGTCAACTTCATCCAGACGTTCATCCGACGGACAGGAGGAAGTCAGACCACAATCAGTAATATTGATCAATCCAGCATGCAAGGTTAA